One genomic window of Diospyros lotus cultivar Yz01 chromosome 8, ASM1463336v1, whole genome shotgun sequence includes the following:
- the LOC127807347 gene encoding subtilisin-like protease SBT3, whose product MAAPIIFFRIGLLSLAISQFMISTVAELDNYIVHMDLSAMPKAFSSHHNWYLATISSASDDSLISSSKLIYGYSNVIHGFSASLSNSELEAIKRSPGYVSSYRDMAAKVDTTHSTQFLGLNSASGAWPVGEYGDGVIIGLVDSGIWPESESFRDDGMGEIPARWRGACENGTQFSPSLCNKKLIGARFFNKGLVAKLPNVTIAMNSSRDTDGHGTHTSSTAAGNYVKGSSYFGYAPGTATGVAPKAHVAMYKATFDEGFYLSDILAAIDQAITDGVDVLSLSLGIDGLPLYQDPIAIGTFAAFERGIFVSTSAGNEGPYLETLHNGTPWVLTVAAGTIDREFYGTASLGNGVSVTGSTLHLGNSSSSPIPLVFMDMCDDAKELNKAGYKIVVCQDKNNSLGEQFYNVQISTVAGAIFITNYTDLELFQQSTFPALFLNPKDGEIVLDYVKNTKSPEGKFEFQGTKIGTKPAPRVTSYSSRGPSPTCPFVLKPDLMAPGSLILAAWPQNVPAAYLIKPGVNLFSNFKIMSGTSMSCPHAAGVAALLKAAHPEWSPAAIRSAMMTTSYSTDSASNPIQDIGYDNRPATPLAIGAGHVDPNKALDPGLVYDLGVQDYVNLLCGMNFTARQIKTITRTSNYSCESPSLDLNYPSFIAYFNANTSASNGNKMIEFQRTVTNVGEGRASYVAKVTLMEGLSLRVVPDKLVFREKNEKQSFNLRIEGPMQLKETVVYGSLSWVETEGKHVVRSPIVATSLSSEPMSG is encoded by the exons ATGGCGGCTCCAATAATTTTCTTTCGTATTGGCCTTCTTTCTTTAGCAATCTCACAGTTCATGATATCCACTGTGGCCGAGTTGGATAATTACATTGTTCACATGGATTTATCCGCCATGCCAAAGGCCTTCTCCAGCCACCATAACTGGTACTTGGCCACTATTTCTTCAGCTTCTGATGATTCGTTGATCTCTTCATCTAAGCTCATCTATGGATATAGTAATGTTATCCATGGATTTAGTGCCAGTTTATCCAATTCCGAGCTCGAAGCCATCAAAAGATCACCCGGCTATGTTTCTTCATACAGAGACATGGCGGCCAAAGTTGACACTACGCATTCTACCCAATTCCTCGGCCTGAACTCCGCCTCCGGCGCATGGCCGGTGGGAGAGTACGGCGATGGCGTGATAATCGGGTTGGTCGACTCGGGGATCTGGCCGGAAAGCGAGAGCTTCAGGGACGATGGGATGGGCGAAATTCCGGCGAGATGGAGAGGAGCATGCGAGAATGGAACCCAATTCAGCCCCTCGTTGTGCAACAAGAAGCTCATTGGGGCCCGGTTTTTCAACAAGGGTCTGGTGGCTAAGTTGCCCAACGTGACCATTGCGATGAACTCCAGCCGGGACACCGACGGCCATGGCACCCACACCTCGTCGACGGCCGCCGGGAATTACGTGAAGGGCTCGTCCTACTTCGGCTACGCGCCGGGAACGGCCACCGGCGTGGCTCCAAAGGCCCACGTGGCCATGTACAAGGCTACATTTGACGAGGGATTCTACCTTTCTGATATTTTGGCCGCCATTGATCAAGCGATCACCGACGGCGTCGATGTCTTGTCCCTTTCTCTGGGAATAGACGGCCTTCCGTTGTACCAAGATCCCATTGCTATAGGCACGTTCGCAGCTTTCGAAAGAG GTATATTTGTCTCAACATCGGCGGGGAACGAGGGGCCATACCTCGAGACCCTGCACAACGGGACGCCTTGGGTTCTCACTGTCGCCGCCGGCACCATAGACCGTGAATTCTATGGGACTGCAAGTCTCGGCAATGGGGTTTCAGTCACCGGCTCGACGCTCCATCTAGGAAACTCGAGTTCCAGCCCGATACCACTTGTGTTCATGGACATGTGTGACGATGCCAAGGAATTAAACAAGGCCGGATACAAAATTGTTGTGTGCCAAGACAAGAACAATTCATTGGGGGAGCAGTTTTATAATGTTCAGATTTCAACGGTTGCTGGAGCAATCTTCATAACCAACTACACTGACTTAGAACTCTTCCAGCAAAGCACCTTCCCTGCTTTGTTTCTCAATCCCAAGGATGGAGAAATTGTTCTGGACTACGTCAAGAATACCAAATCGCCGGAAGGGAAATTCGAGTTCCAAGGAACTAAAATTGGGACTAAACCGGCGCCAAGAGTGACAAGCTACAGCTCGAGAGGGCCATCGCCGACCTGCCCATTTGTGCTCAAGCCGGATCTCATGGCTCCCGGCTCACTGATCTTAGCTGCATGGCCTCAGAATGTCCCGGCCGCCTACTTGATCAAGCCCGGCGTCAACCTTTTCAGCAACTTCAAGATCATGTCGGGGACGTCAATGTCTTGCCCGCATGCCGCCGGAGTGGCGGCGCTGCTGAAGGCGGCGCACCCGGAATGGAGTCCGGCAGCCATCCGGTCAGCTATGATGACAACCTCGTACTCCACCGACAGTGCTTCGAACCCAATTCAGGACATTGGATACGATAACCGTCCGGCAACGCCTCTAGCCATTGGAGCCGGACATGTTGATCCAAACAAGGCATTGGACCCAGGCCTCGTCTACGACTTGGGAGTACAAGATTACGTAAACCTCCTTTGTGGAATGAATTTCACGGCCCGCCAAATAAAAACCATAACAAGAACGTCTAATTACAGCTGCGAGAGCCCATCATTGGACCTCAACTACCCTTCCTTTATCGCTTATTTCAACGCCAATACTTCAGCATCTAATGGGAACAAAATGATAGAATTTCAAAGAACGGTGACAAATGTTGGGGAGGGAAGGGCGAGCTACGTCGCGAAGGTGACGCTAATGGAGGGATTAAGCCTTAGGGTGGTGCCTGATAAGTTAGTTTTCAGGGAAAAGAATGAGAAACAAAGCTTCAATCTGAGAATTGAAGGCCCAATGCAGTTGAAAGAGACGGTGGTTTATGGATCTTTAAGTTGGGTGGAAACTGAAGGGAAGCATGTTGTCAGAAGCCCCATTGTGGCAACCAGCttgagttcagaaccaatgtcAGGATAG